A single window of Hyla sarda isolate aHylSar1 chromosome 2, aHylSar1.hap1, whole genome shotgun sequence DNA harbors:
- the NEUROD4 gene encoding neurogenic differentiation factor 4 isoform X2 produces the protein MSEMVSVHGWMEEALSSQDEMKESSQRQSAYDMLSGLSQEEHGSIDGEEDEEEDDGEKPKKRGPKKKKMTKARLERFRVRRVKANARERSRMHGLNDALDNLRRVMPCYSKTQKLSKIETLRLARNYIWALSEVLEQGQTAEGKGFLEMLCKGLSQPTSNLVAGCLQLGPQPMFLEKHEDKSSICDSSLTAHAYSYQSPGLPSPPYGSIEAHHLHLKPPTFKTVVDPMVNHTLNCTTPPYDGALTPPLSISGNFSLKQDGSPDLDKSYAFRSHYSSLGLNGSHGHGSHFQTAVPRYEIPIDIAYESYPHHTIFTE, from the coding sequence ATGTCTGAGATGGTCAGTGTTCATGGGTGGATGGAGGAGGCTCTGAGTTCTCAAGATGAGATGAAAGAAAGCAGTCAAAGACAGTCTGCATATGACATGTTATCAGGACTTAGTCAAGAAGAACATGGAAGCATTGATGGAGAAGAAGATGAAGAAGAGGATGATGGAGAAAAGCCAAAGAAGAGAGggccaaagaaaaaaaagatgaccAAGGCGAGGCTTGAGAGGTTCCGTGTGCGAAGGGTAAAAGCTAATGCCAGGGAGCGCTCAAGAATGCATGGACTAAATGACGCTCTGGATAACCTGAGGCGGGTAATGCCTTGCTACTCTAAGACACAAAAGTTATCCAAGATTGAGACCCTCAGACTGGCAAGAAATTATATATGGGCATTATCAGAGGTCCTGGAGCAGGGGCAAACTGCAGAAGGCAAGGGGTTCCTAGAAATGCTCTGTAAAGGACTCTCCCAGCCCACCAGCAATCTAGTAGCTGGCTGTCTACAATTAGGACCCCAGCCCATGTTCTTGGAAAAACATGAAGATAAGTCAAGTATTTGTGACTCGTCTCTTACTGCCCATGCTTATAGCTACCAGTCTCCTGGTCTACCAAGTCCTCCATATGGTAGCATTGAAGCACACCACTTGCACTTGAAGCCCCCAACTTTCAAAACCGTTGTGGATCCAATGGTAAACCACACCTTAAATTGTACCACACCTCCTTATGATGGTGCCCTTACTCCTCCACTGAGCATTAGTGGCAACTTTTCCCTAAAACAAGATGGATCACCAGATTTGGACAAATCTTATGCCTTTCGATCACATTATTCGTCTCTTGGGCTCAATGGTTCTCATGGTCATGGCTCCCACTTTCAAACTGCTGTTCCCAGATATGAAATACCTATTGACATTGCCTATGAATCATATCCACATCATACCATTTTTACTGAGTAA
- the NEUROD4 gene encoding neurogenic differentiation factor 4 isoform X1 — MQQRWGLRESYQAAEMSEMVSVHGWMEEALSSQDEMKESSQRQSAYDMLSGLSQEEHGSIDGEEDEEEDDGEKPKKRGPKKKKMTKARLERFRVRRVKANARERSRMHGLNDALDNLRRVMPCYSKTQKLSKIETLRLARNYIWALSEVLEQGQTAEGKGFLEMLCKGLSQPTSNLVAGCLQLGPQPMFLEKHEDKSSICDSSLTAHAYSYQSPGLPSPPYGSIEAHHLHLKPPTFKTVVDPMVNHTLNCTTPPYDGALTPPLSISGNFSLKQDGSPDLDKSYAFRSHYSSLGLNGSHGHGSHFQTAVPRYEIPIDIAYESYPHHTIFTE, encoded by the exons ATGCAGCAGCGGTGGGGGCTCAGG gagtcctatcaggccgCTGAGATGTCTGAGATGGTCAGTGTTCATGGGTGGATGGAGGAGGCTCTGAGTTCTCAAGATGAGATGAAAGAAAGCAGTCAAAGACAGTCTGCATATGACATGTTATCAGGACTTAGTCAAGAAGAACATGGAAGCATTGATGGAGAAGAAGATGAAGAAGAGGATGATGGAGAAAAGCCAAAGAAGAGAGggccaaagaaaaaaaagatgaccAAGGCGAGGCTTGAGAGGTTCCGTGTGCGAAGGGTAAAAGCTAATGCCAGGGAGCGCTCAAGAATGCATGGACTAAATGACGCTCTGGATAACCTGAGGCGGGTAATGCCTTGCTACTCTAAGACACAAAAGTTATCCAAGATTGAGACCCTCAGACTGGCAAGAAATTATATATGGGCATTATCAGAGGTCCTGGAGCAGGGGCAAACTGCAGAAGGCAAGGGGTTCCTAGAAATGCTCTGTAAAGGACTCTCCCAGCCCACCAGCAATCTAGTAGCTGGCTGTCTACAATTAGGACCCCAGCCCATGTTCTTGGAAAAACATGAAGATAAGTCAAGTATTTGTGACTCGTCTCTTACTGCCCATGCTTATAGCTACCAGTCTCCTGGTCTACCAAGTCCTCCATATGGTAGCATTGAAGCACACCACTTGCACTTGAAGCCCCCAACTTTCAAAACCGTTGTGGATCCAATGGTAAACCACACCTTAAATTGTACCACACCTCCTTATGATGGTGCCCTTACTCCTCCACTGAGCATTAGTGGCAACTTTTCCCTAAAACAAGATGGATCACCAGATTTGGACAAATCTTATGCCTTTCGATCACATTATTCGTCTCTTGGGCTCAATGGTTCTCATGGTCATGGCTCCCACTTTCAAACTGCTGTTCCCAGATATGAAATACCTATTGACATTGCCTATGAATCATATCCACATCATACCATTTTTACTGAGTAA